In a genomic window of Candidatus Dependentiae bacterium:
- the cysS gene encoding cysteine--tRNA ligase, with product MILFFFEIGYIFSNDIYFIKKNFSMIVFTNTMTQKKEVFNPSREGKVSMYVCGITPYDYPHIGHGRCYVTFDLVYRLLTFLGYDVTYARNFTDIDDKILTRASKELGDPLLYKEITKPYIKAFGSDMKQLNCKVPNFEPLVTEMIPQIIAFTQGLIQKGAAYQKDGSVYFRVLSFAQYGQLSKQKIKDLDSGSRVEIDECKENPLDFALWKRDDIVGFQSPWGMGRPGWHIECSAMAHDIFQGSIDIHGGGMDLMFPHHENEIAQSESLYPEPFVKYWLHNAFVRINKEKMSKSLNNFFTLQEVFEKFDPMVVRFYFLKHHYRGPLDFSFQDLISTQTAYKRIVDFFAETQEAALSLTEQDFVVSRMLECLKDDLNTSGVFGVLFESLPLLQKDNKSKSLVKSFLVNVLGLTLAPMIHKEVEITPEIQLLLDQRDIARQEKDWALSDQLRLKLEQLGVAIQDKKLK from the coding sequence ATGATACTATTTTTTTTTGAAATTGGGTATATTTTTTCAAATGATATTTATTTTATAAAAAAGAATTTTTCTATGATTGTTTTTACAAACACAATGACTCAAAAAAAAGAAGTTTTTAATCCAAGCCGTGAAGGTAAGGTTTCAATGTATGTCTGTGGAATTACTCCTTATGATTATCCACATATTGGCCATGGCAGATGTTATGTGACATTTGATTTGGTTTATAGATTGTTAACTTTCCTTGGTTATGATGTTACATATGCTCGAAATTTTACAGATATTGACGATAAGATTTTGACGAGAGCTAGCAAGGAATTAGGGGATCCTTTGCTCTATAAAGAGATTACCAAGCCTTATATAAAAGCGTTTGGTAGTGACATGAAGCAGCTCAATTGTAAGGTCCCAAATTTTGAGCCGCTAGTTACAGAAATGATTCCGCAAATTATTGCATTTACTCAAGGATTAATTCAAAAAGGAGCTGCATATCAAAAAGATGGTAGCGTTTATTTTAGGGTTTTATCTTTTGCTCAGTACGGACAATTATCAAAACAAAAAATTAAAGATTTAGATTCTGGTTCACGCGTTGAAATAGATGAGTGCAAAGAAAATCCATTAGATTTTGCTTTGTGGAAGCGTGATGATATCGTCGGTTTTCAGAGTCCTTGGGGCATGGGAAGGCCTGGTTGGCATATTGAATGCTCGGCTATGGCACATGATATTTTTCAGGGTAGTATTGATATTCATGGCGGCGGGATGGACTTAATGTTTCCACACCATGAAAACGAAATTGCTCAATCTGAAAGTTTGTACCCTGAGCCCTTTGTAAAATATTGGCTGCATAATGCTTTTGTGCGCATTAATAAAGAAAAAATGTCAAAATCTCTCAATAATTTTTTCACACTCCAAGAAGTTTTTGAAAAGTTTGATCCAATGGTGGTCAGATTTTACTTTTTAAAGCATCATTATCGAGGCCCATTAGATTTTTCTTTTCAAGATTTAATATCAACTCAAACGGCTTATAAAAGAATAGTAGATTTTTTTGCAGAGACTCAAGAAGCTGCTTTATCTTTGACTGAGCAAGATTTCGTAGTTAGTCGTATGCTTGAATGCTTAAAAGATGATTTAAATACATCTGGAGTTTTTGGAGTTTTGTTTGAAAGTTTGCCATTGTTGCAAAAAGACAATAAATCCAAATCCCTGGTTAAGTCATTTTTAGTCAATGTTTTGGGATTAACGCTTGCTCCTATGATTCACAAAGAAGTTGAGATAACTCCTGAGATTCAGTTACTTTTGGATCAAAGAGATATAGCAAGACAAGAAAAAGATTGGGCATTGTCTGATCAGTTGCGTCTGAAATTAGAGCAGCTTGGAGTTGCTATTCAAGATAAGAAGTTAAAATAA